The Mytilus trossulus isolate FHL-02 chromosome 3, PNRI_Mtr1.1.1.hap1, whole genome shotgun sequence genome contains a region encoding:
- the LOC134710450 gene encoding uncharacterized protein LOC134710450, translating into MVCLIRNLTQITVGEKLPLQTDTSDGADLSRVKYYRNKLVHSEKVAVSDKPFQEYWTDISEAIIRLGGSKYKLICREIEARQLGDDDKKLLTEIRNISRSYDPIPKGMRVINDQKVEEWIMESVIETRAIKQMCKLTIAGHVVVAVGPSGCGKSTAIHRVAVKLIVHGGFSIVPVYSAEKIVELYNPDRRQVFVIGDLCGKATIDTYKVQKWYDLSNDIIQILKNSHVRILASCRTHIFQDRLFQPIKLLRKATCDFLSDEYCLTNKERESISNIYLKEEETRHLLECPERLNFECVPLLCCLYSQNRTGQIIDFFTNPAQVIRDELNLLWEAPDQKTYGTLILFIVYNNFLPIALLNKTSGIKSILEEISDGLHLKSVFSIKAVMSELANLQNSYVKKHANGYSIIHDKIFDILVCFHGEHDFELTIGIAHTDVIRDRLVMTSLSENDSYGSHENVLVIPVEKEEIYFDRLFKDVDEGFLENIFLNKNLSCATYRQKLIQHFKGTSDFSALLRQMSCKKTYILILSMLHKGFCDIVPLLITEHIDLNINNKISETPLFLAVNKGYNDIVDLFLKYNADSNISP; encoded by the exons ATGGTATGTCTGATAAGAAATCTAACACAGATAACAGTTGGGGAGAAGTTGCCTTTACAGACGGACACAAGCGATGGCGCAGATCTTTCCAGGGTGAAATATTACAGAAATAAGTTAGTTCATAGTGAAAAAGTTGCGGTTTCAGATAAACCTTTCCAGGAATATTGGACAGATATATCAGAG GCGATCATAAGACTTGGTGGATCTAAATACAAGCTGATTTGTCGTGAAATAGAGGCAAGACAACTTGGTGATGATGACAAGAAACTGCTGACAGAGATCAGAAATATTTCAAGGTCGTATGATCCTATACCAAAGGGAATGAGAG TTATTAATGATCAAAAGGTAGAAGAATGGATAATGGAAAGTGTGATTGAAACTCGGGCAATCAAACAGATGTGCAAATTGACTATAGCAGGTCATGTGGTAGTGGCTGTTGGGCCGTCTGGTTGTGGAAAATCCACTGCTATTCATCGAGTAGCAGTGAAATTAATAGTTCATGGTGGATTTAGTATTGTGCCTGTATACAGCGCTGAAAAAATTGTAGAACTGTATAATCCTGACCGCCGACAAGTATTTGTTATAGGTGATTTGTGTGGTAAAGCTACCATAGATACATATAAAGTCCAAAAGTGGTATGATTTGTCAAACGATatcattcaaattttgaaaaactctCATGTAAGAATTTTAGCTTCTTGTAGGACTCACATATTTCAGGACCGACTATTTCAACctataaaacttttaagaaaAGCTACATGTGACTTTTTGTCAGATGAATATTGTCTGACAAATAAAGAAAGAGAAAGTATTtcgaatatatatttaaaagaagaagAAACACGTCACCTGTTAGAGTGTCCAGAACGCTTAAATTTTGAGTGTGTTCCACTTTTGTGTTGTCTGTACTCTCAAAATAGAACTGGgcaaattattgatttttttacaaatccaGCTCAAGTCATAAGAGACGAATTAAATTTACTCTGGGAAGCCCCTGATCAGAAGACATATGGTACATTGATACTGTTTATAgtgtataataattttttgcCGATAGCACTTTTAAATAAGACATCTGGTATAAAATCAATTCTTGAAGAAATATCAGATGGCTTACATTTGAAATCAGTTTTTTCAATCAAAGCTGTCATGTCTGAATTAGCCAATTTACAAaattcttatgtaaaaaaacatgcaaatggGTATAGTATTATCCATGACAAAATATTCGACATTTTAGTTTGCTTTCACGGAGAACATGATTTTGAACTTACTATTGGTATTGCTCATACAGATGTCATACGTGATAGACTAGTTATGACGTCTTTGTCAGAAAATGACAGTTATGGTTCCCATGAGAATGTTTTAGTCATACCagtagaaaaagaagaaatatattttgatcgATTGTTTAAAGATGTTGATGAAGGCTTTCTTGAAAACATCTTTTTGAACAAAAACTTGTCTTGTGCTACTTACCGCCAGAAATTAATTCAACACTTCAAAGGCACGTCAGATTTTTCTGCATTGCTTCGTCAGATGTCATGTAAGAAGACATACATCTTGATTTTATCTATGCTTCATAAAGGTTTTTGTGATATTGTTCCCTTATTGATAACAGAGCATAttgatttgaatataaataacaaaatcagtGAAACCCCACTTTTTTTGGCTGTAAATAAGGGATATAATGATATTGTTGATTTATTCTTAAAATACAATGCCGATTCTAACATTTCTCCTTGA
- the LOC134710448 gene encoding sex-determining protein fem-1-like, with the protein MSPLPNTQRVFCTSVRKDVEFSFKKRDTNKDYRKTPLYIAALKGFTNIAEMLLKHQADPNIENDCDNVTPLYIATAKGYTEIVSMLLKFKAEPNFCDKLNRTSLYIAAEKGHYDIVKVLLKNNGDPNTSSNWYDSCQDKKTPIQIASEKGNENIVTLLLKYKADPNIRDKYNKTALYLASAEHHTAIVKILLQHGAELISSVAWTIIHRLRSLQREVMMI; encoded by the coding sequence ATGTCGCCTTTACCCAATACCCAAAGAGTCTTCTGTACATCTGTCAGAAAGGACGTTGAGTTTTCGTTCAAAAAACGAGACACGAACAAGGATTACAGGAAAACCCCTTTGTATATAGCTGCGTTGAAAGGTTTTACTAATATTGCTGAGATGCTTTTAAAACACCAAGCTGATcctaacatagaaaatgacTGTGACAATGTGACACCCCTATATATAGCTACTGCTAAGGGTTATACTGAAATTGTATCTATGTTGTTAAAATTCAAAGCTGAACCAAACTTTTGCGATAAACTCAATAGGACGTCTTTATATATTGCCGCAGAAAAAGGACACTATGACATTGTAAAGGTGCTGTTAAAAAATAACGGTGATCCAAACACAAGCAGCAACTGGTATGATAGCTGTCAGGACAAAAAAACACCGATACAAATAGCCTCAGAGAAAGGTAACGAGAACATTGTGACTTTACTTTTAAAGTACAAAGCTGatcccaatattagagacaagTATAACAAAACAGCTTTGTACTTAGCTTCAGCAGAACATCATACTGCTATTGTAAAAATTTTGCTGCAACATGGTGCTGAACTTATATCGAGTGTTGCGTGGACAATAATTCACCGATTGCGGTCGCTACAGAGAGAGGTTATGATGATATAG